The proteins below come from a single Mangifera indica cultivar Alphonso chromosome 16, CATAS_Mindica_2.1, whole genome shotgun sequence genomic window:
- the LOC123198798 gene encoding geranylgeranyl transferase type-2 subunit beta 1-like isoform X1 codes for MSLMQGTCRRFATTEKRRVDSQDDLLGMLHKQMGELAIDKHVKYIISVEKKKDSFESVVMEHLRLNGAYWGLTTLDLLGKLDAVDKEEVISWMMKCQHESGGFAGNIGHDPHILYTLSAVQVLALFDKLDVLDVDKVSNYVAGLQNEDGSFSGDMWGEVDTRFSYIAICCLSILKRLDKINVDKAVNYIVSCKNPDGGFGCTPGGESHTGQIFCCVGALALVGALHHVDKDLLGWWLCERQFKSGGLNGRPEKLPDVCYSWWVLSSSIMINRAHWINKEKLVKYILDCQDTENGGISDRPDDAVDVFHTYFGVAGLSLLEYPGVKAIDPAYALPVDVVNRIFLAN; via the exons ATGTCGTTGATGCAGGGAACATGTAGACGCTTTGCCACTACTGAGAAGAGAAG GGTTGATTCTCAAGACGACTTATTGGGGATGTTGCACAAGCAG ATGGGGGAGCTGGCCATtgataaacatgtaaaatacaTTATATCAGTTGAAAAg AAAAAGGATAGTTTTGAATCCGTGGTGATGGAGCATCTGAGATTGAATGGAGCATATTGGGGATTGACAACTCTGGATCTTTTAGGAAAGCTTGACGCTGTAGATAAAGAAGAAGTTATTTCATGGATGATGAAGTGTCAACATGAGTCTG GTGGCTTTGCTGGTAATATTGGACATGATCCACATATACTTTATACCCTCAGTGCTGTGCAAGTTTTGGCTCTCTTTGATAAGCTAGATGTTCTTGATGTTGATAAGGTGTCAAATT ATGTTGCTGGGCTGCAAAACGAAGATGGATCCTTTTCAGGGGACATGTGGGGTGAAGTGGATACACG GTTCTCTTATATTGCCATTTGCTGTCTCTCAATACTAAAGCGGTTGGATAAAATCAATGTGGATAAGGCTGTGAACTACATAGTGAGTTGCAAAAATCCAGATGGTGGATTTGGATGCACTCCCGGTGGGGAATCTCATACTGGGCAAA TCTTTTGTTGCGTGGGTGCTCTTGCTCTTGTTGGGGCTCTGCATCATGTGGACAAGGACCTTCTTGGGTGGTGGTTATGTGAACGACAATTCAAATCTGGTGGTCTAAATGGGCGCCCTGAGAAACTTCCAGAT GTTTGCTACTCATGGTGGGTACTTTCTAGCTCAATCATGATCAACAGAGCCCATTGGATCAACAAGGAGAAGCTTGTTAAGTACATCTTAGATTGTCAG GACACCGAAAATGGAGGTATTTCTGATAGACCTGATGATGCCGTTGATGTCTTCCACACGTATTTTGGAGTGGCAG GACTTTCACTTCTTGAATATCCTGGAGTAAAAGCAATTGATCCGGCTTATGCTTTGCCTGTTGATGTTGTAAATAGGATTTTCTTAGCGAATTAA
- the LOC123198798 gene encoding geranylgeranyl transferase type-2 subunit beta 1-like isoform X3 yields the protein MNLHCWCRLHIHQNPFFPNALLSNSSMMGELAIDKHVKYIISVEKKKDSFESVVMEHLRLNGAYWGLTTLDLLGKLDAVDKEEVISWMMKCQHESGGFAGNIGHDPHILYTLSAVQVLALFDKLDVLDVDKVSNYVAGLQNEDGSFSGDMWGEVDTRFSYIAICCLSILKRLDKINVDKAVNYIVSCKNPDGGFGCTPGGESHTGQIFCCVGALALVGALHHVDKDLLGWWLCERQFKSGGLNGRPEKLPDVCYSWWVLSSSIMINRAHWINKEKLVKYILDCQDTENGGISDRPDDAVDVFHTYFGVAGLSLLEYPGVKAIDPAYALPVDVVNRIFLAN from the exons ATGAATCTCCATTGTTGGTGTCGACTCCACATCCACCAGAATCCATTCTTTCCCAATGCCCTGCTGTCGAATTCCTCAATG ATGGGGGAGCTGGCCATtgataaacatgtaaaatacaTTATATCAGTTGAAAAg AAAAAGGATAGTTTTGAATCCGTGGTGATGGAGCATCTGAGATTGAATGGAGCATATTGGGGATTGACAACTCTGGATCTTTTAGGAAAGCTTGACGCTGTAGATAAAGAAGAAGTTATTTCATGGATGATGAAGTGTCAACATGAGTCTG GTGGCTTTGCTGGTAATATTGGACATGATCCACATATACTTTATACCCTCAGTGCTGTGCAAGTTTTGGCTCTCTTTGATAAGCTAGATGTTCTTGATGTTGATAAGGTGTCAAATT ATGTTGCTGGGCTGCAAAACGAAGATGGATCCTTTTCAGGGGACATGTGGGGTGAAGTGGATACACG GTTCTCTTATATTGCCATTTGCTGTCTCTCAATACTAAAGCGGTTGGATAAAATCAATGTGGATAAGGCTGTGAACTACATAGTGAGTTGCAAAAATCCAGATGGTGGATTTGGATGCACTCCCGGTGGGGAATCTCATACTGGGCAAA TCTTTTGTTGCGTGGGTGCTCTTGCTCTTGTTGGGGCTCTGCATCATGTGGACAAGGACCTTCTTGGGTGGTGGTTATGTGAACGACAATTCAAATCTGGTGGTCTAAATGGGCGCCCTGAGAAACTTCCAGAT GTTTGCTACTCATGGTGGGTACTTTCTAGCTCAATCATGATCAACAGAGCCCATTGGATCAACAAGGAGAAGCTTGTTAAGTACATCTTAGATTGTCAG GACACCGAAAATGGAGGTATTTCTGATAGACCTGATGATGCCGTTGATGTCTTCCACACGTATTTTGGAGTGGCAG GACTTTCACTTCTTGAATATCCTGGAGTAAAAGCAATTGATCCGGCTTATGCTTTGCCTGTTGATGTTGTAAATAGGATTTTCTTAGCGAATTAA
- the LOC123198798 gene encoding geranylgeranyl transferase type-2 subunit beta 1-like isoform X2, translating to MSLMQGTCRRFATTEKRRVDSQDDLLGMLHKQMGELAIDKHVKYIISVEKKKDSFESVVMEHLRLNGAYWGLTTLDLLGKLDAVDKEEVISWMMKCQHESGGFAGNIGHDPHILYTLSAVQVLALFDKLDVLDVDKVSNYVAGLQNEDGSFSGDMWGEVDTRFSYIAICCLSILKRLDKINVDKAVNYIVSCKNPDGGFGCTPGGESHTGQIFCCVGALALVGALHHVDKDLLGWWLCERQFKSGGLNGRPEKLPDVCYSWWVLSSSIMINRAHWINKEKLVKYILDCQDTENGGISDRPDDAVDVFHTYFGVAVSRGVTLTRPATFLSISISTMIQKDGKDLGG from the exons ATGTCGTTGATGCAGGGAACATGTAGACGCTTTGCCACTACTGAGAAGAGAAG GGTTGATTCTCAAGACGACTTATTGGGGATGTTGCACAAGCAG ATGGGGGAGCTGGCCATtgataaacatgtaaaatacaTTATATCAGTTGAAAAg AAAAAGGATAGTTTTGAATCCGTGGTGATGGAGCATCTGAGATTGAATGGAGCATATTGGGGATTGACAACTCTGGATCTTTTAGGAAAGCTTGACGCTGTAGATAAAGAAGAAGTTATTTCATGGATGATGAAGTGTCAACATGAGTCTG GTGGCTTTGCTGGTAATATTGGACATGATCCACATATACTTTATACCCTCAGTGCTGTGCAAGTTTTGGCTCTCTTTGATAAGCTAGATGTTCTTGATGTTGATAAGGTGTCAAATT ATGTTGCTGGGCTGCAAAACGAAGATGGATCCTTTTCAGGGGACATGTGGGGTGAAGTGGATACACG GTTCTCTTATATTGCCATTTGCTGTCTCTCAATACTAAAGCGGTTGGATAAAATCAATGTGGATAAGGCTGTGAACTACATAGTGAGTTGCAAAAATCCAGATGGTGGATTTGGATGCACTCCCGGTGGGGAATCTCATACTGGGCAAA TCTTTTGTTGCGTGGGTGCTCTTGCTCTTGTTGGGGCTCTGCATCATGTGGACAAGGACCTTCTTGGGTGGTGGTTATGTGAACGACAATTCAAATCTGGTGGTCTAAATGGGCGCCCTGAGAAACTTCCAGAT GTTTGCTACTCATGGTGGGTACTTTCTAGCTCAATCATGATCAACAGAGCCCATTGGATCAACAAGGAGAAGCTTGTTAAGTACATCTTAGATTGTCAG GACACCGAAAATGGAGGTATTTCTGATAGACCTGATGATGCCGTTGATGTCTTCCACACGTATTTTGGAGTGGCAG TTTCAAGGGGAGTTACACTTACCCGCCCGGCAACCTTCTTGAGCATCTCCATCTCGACCATGATCCAGAAGGATGGAAAGGACCTAGGAGGGTAA
- the LOC123198798 gene encoding geranylgeranyl transferase type-2 subunit beta 1-like isoform X5 — translation MGELAIDKHVKYIISVEKKKDSFESVVMEHLRLNGAYWGLTTLDLLGKLDAVDKEEVISWMMKCQHESGGFAGNIGHDPHILYTLSAVQVLALFDKLDVLDVDKVSNYVAGLQNEDGSFSGDMWGEVDTRFSYIAICCLSILKRLDKINVDKAVNYIVSCKNPDGGFGCTPGGESHTGQIFCCVGALALVGALHHVDKDLLGWWLCERQFKSGGLNGRPEKLPDVCYSWWVLSSSIMINRAHWINKEKLVKYILDCQDTENGGISDRPDDAVDVFHTYFGVAGLSLLEYPGVKAIDPAYALPVDVVNRIFLAN, via the exons ATGGGGGAGCTGGCCATtgataaacatgtaaaatacaTTATATCAGTTGAAAAg AAAAAGGATAGTTTTGAATCCGTGGTGATGGAGCATCTGAGATTGAATGGAGCATATTGGGGATTGACAACTCTGGATCTTTTAGGAAAGCTTGACGCTGTAGATAAAGAAGAAGTTATTTCATGGATGATGAAGTGTCAACATGAGTCTG GTGGCTTTGCTGGTAATATTGGACATGATCCACATATACTTTATACCCTCAGTGCTGTGCAAGTTTTGGCTCTCTTTGATAAGCTAGATGTTCTTGATGTTGATAAGGTGTCAAATT ATGTTGCTGGGCTGCAAAACGAAGATGGATCCTTTTCAGGGGACATGTGGGGTGAAGTGGATACACG GTTCTCTTATATTGCCATTTGCTGTCTCTCAATACTAAAGCGGTTGGATAAAATCAATGTGGATAAGGCTGTGAACTACATAGTGAGTTGCAAAAATCCAGATGGTGGATTTGGATGCACTCCCGGTGGGGAATCTCATACTGGGCAAA TCTTTTGTTGCGTGGGTGCTCTTGCTCTTGTTGGGGCTCTGCATCATGTGGACAAGGACCTTCTTGGGTGGTGGTTATGTGAACGACAATTCAAATCTGGTGGTCTAAATGGGCGCCCTGAGAAACTTCCAGAT GTTTGCTACTCATGGTGGGTACTTTCTAGCTCAATCATGATCAACAGAGCCCATTGGATCAACAAGGAGAAGCTTGTTAAGTACATCTTAGATTGTCAG GACACCGAAAATGGAGGTATTTCTGATAGACCTGATGATGCCGTTGATGTCTTCCACACGTATTTTGGAGTGGCAG GACTTTCACTTCTTGAATATCCTGGAGTAAAAGCAATTGATCCGGCTTATGCTTTGCCTGTTGATGTTGTAAATAGGATTTTCTTAGCGAATTAA
- the LOC123198798 gene encoding geranylgeranyl transferase type-2 subunit beta 1-like isoform X4 — translation MLHKQMGELAIDKHVKYIISVEKKKDSFESVVMEHLRLNGAYWGLTTLDLLGKLDAVDKEEVISWMMKCQHESGGFAGNIGHDPHILYTLSAVQVLALFDKLDVLDVDKVSNYVAGLQNEDGSFSGDMWGEVDTRFSYIAICCLSILKRLDKINVDKAVNYIVSCKNPDGGFGCTPGGESHTGQIFCCVGALALVGALHHVDKDLLGWWLCERQFKSGGLNGRPEKLPDVCYSWWVLSSSIMINRAHWINKEKLVKYILDCQDTENGGISDRPDDAVDVFHTYFGVAGLSLLEYPGVKAIDPAYALPVDVVNRIFLAN, via the exons ATGTTGCACAAGCAG ATGGGGGAGCTGGCCATtgataaacatgtaaaatacaTTATATCAGTTGAAAAg AAAAAGGATAGTTTTGAATCCGTGGTGATGGAGCATCTGAGATTGAATGGAGCATATTGGGGATTGACAACTCTGGATCTTTTAGGAAAGCTTGACGCTGTAGATAAAGAAGAAGTTATTTCATGGATGATGAAGTGTCAACATGAGTCTG GTGGCTTTGCTGGTAATATTGGACATGATCCACATATACTTTATACCCTCAGTGCTGTGCAAGTTTTGGCTCTCTTTGATAAGCTAGATGTTCTTGATGTTGATAAGGTGTCAAATT ATGTTGCTGGGCTGCAAAACGAAGATGGATCCTTTTCAGGGGACATGTGGGGTGAAGTGGATACACG GTTCTCTTATATTGCCATTTGCTGTCTCTCAATACTAAAGCGGTTGGATAAAATCAATGTGGATAAGGCTGTGAACTACATAGTGAGTTGCAAAAATCCAGATGGTGGATTTGGATGCACTCCCGGTGGGGAATCTCATACTGGGCAAA TCTTTTGTTGCGTGGGTGCTCTTGCTCTTGTTGGGGCTCTGCATCATGTGGACAAGGACCTTCTTGGGTGGTGGTTATGTGAACGACAATTCAAATCTGGTGGTCTAAATGGGCGCCCTGAGAAACTTCCAGAT GTTTGCTACTCATGGTGGGTACTTTCTAGCTCAATCATGATCAACAGAGCCCATTGGATCAACAAGGAGAAGCTTGTTAAGTACATCTTAGATTGTCAG GACACCGAAAATGGAGGTATTTCTGATAGACCTGATGATGCCGTTGATGTCTTCCACACGTATTTTGGAGTGGCAG GACTTTCACTTCTTGAATATCCTGGAGTAAAAGCAATTGATCCGGCTTATGCTTTGCCTGTTGATGTTGTAAATAGGATTTTCTTAGCGAATTAA